The Candidatus Omnitrophota bacterium genomic interval ATACGCGCTCCGGTGAAACAGCGTCTATATCTATGCCTTTATCCAGCATCCTCTCCCTTATATTATCGTACGCTTCGCGGTCATCTTCAATATCAAAAGTCGTTATCGCGTATATTATCTCCCCCGACAGTCCATACCGGCCGTTATGGAAATCCCTGAGCTTTTCCAGGTAACTTTTGTAGTATCTCGCGGCCGTATCATAGGAGCTATTAGCTTCATAAATAAGGGCAATAAGAAAATCCGTGGCAAAGAACTCCGGCCAGAATGAACGCGCGGCCATGAAGAACACAAGCGCCTCGGTATAGTCCCCTGCGGAGAACGCGTAAAGTCCATCCGTGAAATTGGCGGCGAAAGACTTGATACTGCGATTAAGCTGACCGTCGTTCGAGATATCATCGACAAAACGCTGGTTAAGAAAGAATCTCTGGTAAGAGAAATAACGGTCGACGCTGCCGGAAAAAGCCGCCACGGTAAGCGATACCAGGATCACGAACATTATGGCCGCCACCCGGACGCAATGTCCATGACCATATCTTGTTTTATACAGCGGGGGAATTTTTGGCATGTTGAGTTCCCGGGCACTATTGTACAGAAGGGGTGTCGGGGCCTTCCCCGCACCACACGTATTACCCGACCACAGGACCACTGAGCATATTTATGATAGCCCCGATCTCGAACGGCTTATATACTACATCCACGTTCGCTTCATTTATCTCTCTCCGCATTTCGTCATCGACCGAATATCCGGTCATGAGTATGACCCTGGTCTCGGGGGAAAGTGTCTTTATCTCCCTCATAGCCTTGATACCGTTCATGCCCGGCATGAGCACATCCAGTAGCAGATAATCATACCGGTCTTCCTTGACCAGGCTTATCGCCTGCTCCCCGGCATAACAACTGGTGGCGTCGACCTCTTTCGATTTAAGTATGTCACACAGGACATCCGCGAACACCCTGTTGTCATCCACCACCAAAAGCCTGTTGTTCTTTATTGTTGTCATCTTTTTCTCCATAGTTTTGGATATGGTCTACGCGCATAGCACACTTTCAATTAAACTAAATTTTACATCAAACCAGTTCATTTGTCGACCCGATTCTACCTGTCACCGTCACCTGCCGGCACTACTATGCTTTTGGCCTTACCAAGGGTTTCCGCGACACCAGAAAGCAGACCACCAGCCGTGGAGATGAAGTCCTGCGCGTTCTTTCCAACGCTCTTCGCGGTATCCTCAGCCATACTGACCGGGGATGCTAAGGCGTGTTTCCCCACCCGGACAACACTCTTGACCCCTTCCGCCGGCAGGTTGAGCATCCCGGCCATACCGGCCCTATGGAAAGCCCTGTTAGCCAATTTGCCGAACGCATCACCCGGGTCGTCCACGTTATAGAATATCTGGTCTATATTCAACTCGTATTTTTTGATCGACGGCGCATTAGCTCCGGAAAGATCGATATAGCGCAGCGTGTCCGCCTTGACCCTGAACTTCTTTATTATTATGCCACGGTCTTTCCCCTGCGGTTTCCCGACCCGGTCATTTTTATTGCCGTCCCCGACCACCCTGGGCAAGGCGCTAAGGTTCAATTTTCCATCACGGCCCCTTACAATATCAAATTCGGCTATATACAGGAATATCTCGTCAAACCTCATCCGGCCATCCGATATGGGCAGGCCTCCCATATCCACGTATACTTCCGGCACACGTGCAAGGACATCATGCCCGAACCCCAAAGGCTGGTAAAATACGATATCCTTTATCCCCAAGGATAGCTTCGTAAGGGAAAGTTCCGCGGCGCCGGCATGAACCTCCACGTTGAGGGCCCTGGAGCATAACCCCTCAAAAACGGACAAGACCAGCGCGTCCTTCCGCCAGTAAAGCGCGCTTGCCGCTATCACGAGGACCATCGTTGTGATTAATATCTTTTTCGTTCTTCCATGCGGCATACGATCTCGTATCCCTTAATTTTTCGCCAGCAGACACCCGGCTAAAGCCAGGTCCACCGGTCCGGTTATTTTCAGGTTCCGTTCGTCCCCCCGGGCTATCCTGACCTTCGCGCCCATGGCCAGGACCAGACAGGAATCATCCGTAGCATCCTTGATCCCGCCCTTTTCGGCGGACATATGCGCTTCCTGTATGAGGTCCCTCCTGAACCCCTGCGGGGTTTGTACGGACATCATTCGCCCACGGTCCGGCACGTTACCGATATAGTCCCCGGAACTTTCGACCATAGTATCCTTTACGGCCACCGCCGGGATACAAGCCCCGTCCGATATCGCGCCACAGACGATATCATCTATAAGCCCCGGTCCGGCCAACGGCCTTACCGCGTCATGTATAAGTATGATATCAGTATCCTCCGGGCAATTCCTGACACCTATGCGCGATGATGCCTGACGGGTAGCCCCTCCCGGGACAATGTCACGTAACTTCGATACACCATACCGTTCGGCTTCTTCCGCGACACGGGTCACTATACCCGGGTTCGAGAC includes:
- a CDS encoding response regulator, producing MEKKMTTIKNNRLLVVDDNRVFADVLCDILKSKEVDATSCYAGEQAISLVKEDRYDYLLLDVLMPGMNGIKAMREIKTLSPETRVILMTGYSVDDEMRREINEANVDVVYKPFEIGAIINMLSGPVVG
- the ispD gene encoding 2-C-methyl-D-erythritol 4-phosphate cytidylyltransferase, which translates into the protein MGRIVALILAGGTGERMGSGTPKQLLDLAGKPVIIHTLLNFEHSAKISDIIVVSNPGIVTRVAEEAERYGVSKLRDIVPGGATRQASSRIGVRNCPEDTDIILIHDAVRPLAGPGLIDDIVCGAISDGACIPAVAVKDTMVESSGDYIGNVPDRGRMMSVQTPQGFRRDLIQEAHMSAEKGGIKDATDDSCLVLAMGAKVRIARGDERNLKITGPVDLALAGCLLAKN